Genomic segment of Cytobacillus suaedae:
TTCCTGTCGATTTCCTAATTGATAAGCAAACCGTTCTACAGTGGGGTAATATGCCTCGACAAGTTCACTAAAGGCATTCATATTCCCCTGTTTGGCACGCTGGATTAACTCTTCCTCTTGCATGGTGGCTAACCTCCTTTTTTCACTTATGTAACGTACATTCATGAACATTTGTTTCACATCTATTTCTACTTTTTATTAATTATCACAAAACGTTCTAGTTTTGATAATTTTCATACATGTTGGAAATGGTATGATAGTAGTAAGAAAACGTTATTATTCCTGTGGGGTGAGATGATGAATAGTATAGGTGAGAACATTAAAGTTTATCGTGAACAACGTAGTATGACTAAGCAGGAACTCGCTTTAAAAGTACGTGTGGGAACAGGGACTATTGAGAAGTATGAAAACGGAGAACAGACACCTGATGTTCAAACAATCTTAAAAATTTCAACCGTCCTTGATATCCCAGCTTCAGAACTTATGGAACAAGAAACTACAGACTCAACAGTTGGGATAGATTCAGAGATTGAATTGCTTATTAAAGAAATTGGAATAAAAAAATCAAAACTAATCTTACGAAAAGCTAAGGAATTTTCTGAAGAAGATTTTCTCCGCGTCATGCAAATGTTATATGAAATTAAGTATAACGATAAAAATAATTTAGTTTAATTTGATTTTAGTGTTTATAAAGTGAAATAGCTGGGTATCATATACAACATAAGGCTTTCTAGTATTCCCCCCCTTTTGTTTATGGACATTACAACCGGTAATGTCCATTTTTATTTTGCTCTGAAAAAAGTGTGTTTTTTGGGTAAAGTTGGGTAAAATAGTTTCATATTTTAAATTGGAGTGAAATCAATGACGTTAGTATCTCCTCAGTTTAAAGTAAATGTCCAAGGTATAGACATTTATTATGAGTTATATACCCATAGGGATCTCAATAAGCCTGTGCTTGTCCTTATTCATGGGTTCCTCTCTTCAACCTTTAGCTACAGACGACTTATTCCCTTATTACAAGAAGAGTATACTGTACTGGCCTTAGACTTGCCACCATTCGGTCGTAGTGGTAAATCTACAAAAATGAATTACTCCTATCAGAATATAGCTCATGTTGTGATTAAGCTACTTAATCATCTTAACTATTCTCGCGTAAGTTTAGTCGGACATTCAATGGGAGGGCAAATTTCTTTAAATATCGCAAAACAATGCCCAGATCTAATTGATAAAATTGTATTACTTAGTAGTTCTGGTTATATGAAGAGATTGCCCTCACCTTTAATTTATTCAAGTTATTTTCCTTTTTTCCATCTATATGTAAAACGCCATCTTGCAAAACAAGGAATCGATCGTAATCTTTACAATGTTGTTCACGATCATTCGATTATTGATGAAGATATGAGGAAAGGGTATCTTGAGCCTTTTTACGATGATAATATCTTTAGAGCCTTAACAAGAATGATTAGACATCGGGAAGGTGACTTACCACCTGAAGAACTACAAAGAATCGAGACACCTAGTTTATTAATATGGGGACAAGAGGACAAGGTGGTCCCTATAACTATTGGAGAACGGCTGCATAAAGACCTTCCTAATTCTTCTTTTATCTCCTTGTCTAAAACTGGTCATCTTGTTCCTGAAGAAAAGCCCTTATTAGTTCATGAGAAAATAGCTCAGTTTATCTAACGTAAGAGGAGATTACATCATAAACACCTGATGTAATCTCCTCTTACGTTTTGTATTTCATATAACTAAAACTCCACCTACAAGTCGCAGGTGGAGTTATTTTTGATCATCAGTAATTTCTCAGCCATTTCTTTACAATCTGATAAAGGAATCAGCTGTTCAAACGAGAATTCAAAGATTACCTGGATTTTAGTTGCAAGTTCCTTAGGATCATCTATCTGGTGTACAGCTTGAAGAACATCAACTGCTTCTGTTTCATATGACCCAAGGCCATGACCTAGAGGATCCCAATTCTCAAGCAGGAACATAATCTGTAAATTAACATTTTGCATATCCATATTATCACCTTTTTTTGACTTAATGTATGTTTAATATAATAACCACAACGGTTACTTATAAGATCCTCTATACAGTATGGTCTATTTTATCACACCTTGACATGTAATACATATTAGGAGGTTGAATGTATGTTGAACTTTGATAATGAAATCAGCCGTAATGGAACTAACTCTGTAAAATGGGATTTAAATGAAAGAGTATTTGGAACAAAGGATGTTCTTCCAATGTGGGTGGCTGATATGGATTTTCAAGCTCCCGAGATGGTGATAAAAGAACTAGCACAAAAGGTCAACCATGGGATTTACGGTTATTCAGTACCCTTGACAGAGACAAATGAAGCTATTTTGGGATGGCTAAAGCGAAGGCACCAATGGATACTCAATTCTAGTTCAATAACATACAGTCCTGGAGTCGTTTTCGCAATCAGTATGGTCATTCAAGAGTTTACAAACCCGGGAGATAAAATTCTCATTCAATCACCCATTTATACCCCTTTCTTTGAAATGATAGAGAAGAATAATCGGACCGTGATGAACAGTCCACTAATTTTAAAAAATAACCGCTATTATATTGACTTTGACGAATTAGAAAAGAATTTAGATCCTTCTGTTAAACTATTTCTTCTTTGTAATCCTCATAATCCAGGTGGAAGAGTGTGGTCAAGAGAAGAACTTTTAAGATTAGGGGAAATCTGTCTAAAGCACAATATACTTATTGTTTCTGATGAGATTCATTCGGACCTAATAATTGGGGATCAAACACATATTCCTTTTGCTTCGATTTCAGAAGAGTTTGCTGATCAATCCATCACGTTAATTGCACCTAGTAAAACCTTTAATTTGGCTGGCTTGCAAGCTTCCGCGACAATTATTTCAAATAGGTCCTTACGTGCAAGGTTTGATAGAAGGCAACAACAACAAGGCTTCTTCACTTTGGGCACATTTGGCATTACCGGTATGGAGGCAGCCTATTTACACGGAGACGAGTGGTTGGATAATTTACTTGAGTATTTGCGCCAAAATGTTTCCTATCTAATCCATTTCATAGAAACAAATCTCCCTAAGGTTAAAGTAATAAGACCTGAAGCAAGTTATCTAGTTTGGTTGGATTGTAGAGAACTAGGATTAACAGACTCCGAGCTTAAGGATGTCCTTATCAAGAAGGGCAAATTAGGATTAGAGCCTGGCCACAAGTATGGGCCTGGTGGCGAAGGATTTGTTCGAATAAATATAGGATGTCCTTTAAGTACACTTAAAGAGGGACTAAGTAGGCTGAAGGTGGCTTTGTCGTAGCTTTAAAAAAGAACCTTATGCTTTGACAAAGAGAGGGAAATCAGATTCAGACTGGTTGAGGTGAAGGCTTTTTCAACTTGTCCGAATAACCTATTGTCGGACTAGTTGAGGTGAAAGCTTGTTCAACCAGTCCGAATAACCTATTAATTCGGACTGGTTGGGGTAAAGGCTTTTTCAACTTGTCCGAATAACCTAAGGATTCGGACTGGTTGAGGTGAAGGCTTGGTCAACTTGTCCGAATAACCTATTGATTCGGACTAGTTGAGGTGAAAGCTTGTTCAACCAGTCCGAATAACGTATTGATTCGGACTGGTTGGGGTAAAGGCTTGGTCAACTTGTCCGAATAACTTAGGGATTCGGACTGGATGAGGAGAAGGCCTGGTCAACCTGTCTGAATACTCTATGGATTGGGACTGGTTTTAGCACTGTCTTCACAAACCTGTCCGAATACCCTGAGGATTTCGATTAAATCAGGCCCGGGACCACAAACCTGCCCCTCCAAAAAATCTAAGCCTCATCCTTCTGTAGGTCCACTAAATGCTCCGTATTATTCAACCATAAAATAAGTCTATTAGTCTCTGTTAACCGTAAGTAATGAATACCTGTATCTCCTGTATAAAAACCATACTCTGTAATTGGTGGTAGCCTTAGGAAAGATTTGAGTATGTTTGAGATCGTGCCACCATGGGCAACAATGGCAATTCTAGGAGCATCTCCGCTTTCGGCGATTATTTTTGAAAAAACCTTCTCCACTCTTAATCTAAAATCAAGGACAGACTCACCTGCCTCAATAGCTTCATGTGGCAATCTTCCTCCCGGTGGGAGAGGGTATTTCTTAGCAGCAACTTCCCTTGGTAACCCTGCAAGAACACCATTGTTGTATTCCATTAA
This window contains:
- a CDS encoding histidine phosphatase family protein, with the translated sequence MDIVLIRHGQSEADLLGVHEGRADFALTELGREQARLMAEKVTDRFSPTKIWASPLKRAHETASMLSEKCSVPLILEEDLMEYNNGVLAGLPREVAAKKYPLPPGGRLPHEAIEAGESVLDFRLRVEKVFSKIIAESGDAPRIAIVAHGGTISNILKSFLRLPPITEYGFYTGDTGIHYLRLTETNRLILWLNNTEHLVDLQKDEA
- a CDS encoding pyridoxal phosphate-dependent aminotransferase, whose protein sequence is MNFDNEISRNGTNSVKWDLNERVFGTKDVLPMWVADMDFQAPEMVIKELAQKVNHGIYGYSVPLTETNEAILGWLKRRHQWILNSSSITYSPGVVFAISMVIQEFTNPGDKILIQSPIYTPFFEMIEKNNRTVMNSPLILKNNRYYIDFDELEKNLDPSVKLFLLCNPHNPGGRVWSREELLRLGEICLKHNILIVSDEIHSDLIIGDQTHIPFASISEEFADQSITLIAPSKTFNLAGLQASATIISNRSLRARFDRRQQQQGFFTLGTFGITGMEAAYLHGDEWLDNLLEYLRQNVSYLIHFIETNLPKVKVIRPEASYLVWLDCRELGLTDSELKDVLIKKGKLGLEPGHKYGPGGEGFVRINIGCPLSTLKEGLSRLKVALS
- a CDS encoding helix-turn-helix transcriptional regulator, whose protein sequence is MNSIGENIKVYREQRSMTKQELALKVRVGTGTIEKYENGEQTPDVQTILKISTVLDIPASELMEQETTDSTVGIDSEIELLIKEIGIKKSKLILRKAKEFSEEDFLRVMQMLYEIKYNDKNNLV
- a CDS encoding alpha/beta hydrolase gives rise to the protein MTLVSPQFKVNVQGIDIYYELYTHRDLNKPVLVLIHGFLSSTFSYRRLIPLLQEEYTVLALDLPPFGRSGKSTKMNYSYQNIAHVVIKLLNHLNYSRVSLVGHSMGGQISLNIAKQCPDLIDKIVLLSSSGYMKRLPSPLIYSSYFPFFHLYVKRHLAKQGIDRNLYNVVHDHSIIDEDMRKGYLEPFYDDNIFRALTRMIRHREGDLPPEELQRIETPSLLIWGQEDKVVPITIGERLHKDLPNSSFISLSKTGHLVPEEKPLLVHEKIAQFI
- a CDS encoding DUF1871 family protein, translating into MDMQNVNLQIMFLLENWDPLGHGLGSYETEAVDVLQAVHQIDDPKELATKIQVIFEFSFEQLIPLSDCKEMAEKLLMIKNNSTCDL